A window of the Sporosarcina sp. FSL K6-2383 genome harbors these coding sequences:
- a CDS encoding ABC transporter substrate-binding protein, whose product MKMKSRPLALLLLLVLSVILAACTSSNSGEDNVEDNRKKILTFGHSGVASSLDPAHMKEGDSFHVIANIYETLVNIGEQEPTVVPGLAETWESTDDGLTYTFKLRKGVTFHDKTDFNADAVVKNFERWSEGNAKDYPNYQLVFDGFNNPVIKSVKADGEDTVIIKLNYPQESFLKNLTMIPFSMVSPTSLDQANDEIEYIPVGTGPFKFSEGSLNETIILAKFEGYWQEGLPKLNKVVFKSIPNDIARLNALMVKDLDLADHITPANRMEITNDEDLQFYERPFVANIYEGAAADLSDDSKLLIGATNELIGFVPQLTGFDVLSKVEFELQQEED is encoded by the coding sequence ATGAAAATGAAGTCTCGGCCACTTGCCTTGCTACTGTTGCTTGTCCTGTCCGTGATACTTGCAGCATGTACCTCGTCGAATTCCGGCGAGGATAATGTAGAGGACAATAGGAAAAAAATACTGACTTTTGGACATAGTGGGGTTGCTTCTTCACTCGATCCGGCGCATATGAAGGAGGGAGATTCCTTCCACGTTATTGCCAATATATATGAAACACTGGTGAACATCGGAGAACAAGAGCCGACGGTTGTTCCTGGATTAGCTGAAACATGGGAATCTACCGATGATGGTTTGACGTATACGTTTAAGCTTCGAAAAGGTGTTACATTTCATGACAAGACAGACTTCAATGCGGATGCGGTTGTGAAGAACTTTGAACGTTGGTCCGAGGGGAATGCAAAAGATTACCCAAATTATCAACTAGTATTCGATGGATTCAACAATCCTGTTATAAAATCAGTGAAGGCTGACGGTGAAGATACTGTCATTATCAAATTAAATTACCCACAAGAATCGTTCCTGAAAAATCTAACGATGATCCCGTTTTCAATGGTAAGTCCAACATCATTGGATCAAGCTAACGATGAGATAGAATACATTCCTGTAGGAACAGGACCATTCAAATTTAGCGAAGGTAGCTTAAATGAAACAATTATATTGGCAAAATTTGAGGGTTACTGGCAAGAAGGATTACCAAAGCTCAACAAAGTTGTGTTCAAGTCCATTCCAAATGATATTGCGCGCCTGAATGCATTGATGGTAAAGGACCTCGATTTGGCTGACCATATCACTCCAGCAAATAGGATGGAAATTACGAACGATGAGGACTTGCAATTTTATGAACGCCCATTTGTGGCAAATATCTATGAAGGTGCTGCAGCTGACCTAAGCGATGATTCGAAGCTCCTTATTGGTGCAACGAATGAATTGATCGGGTTCGTACCACAGTTAACAGGCTTTGATGTCTTGTCGAAGGTGGAATTCGAATTACAACAAGAAGAAGATTGA
- a CDS encoding polysaccharide deacetylase family protein, whose translation MIVAICTMLIIVVVFSTTQSKAADKKPTHHVGLHDRLLDFTDVRVIDNDMKVPLDDIAKVLYLPVEQENNSIYIRKRGIEISYSYITRQTAKDGVPISWSPIVNVGGELFISVKYIAREIGFKTEYLQKLKTLRIYRDDYTHMSHADYEKKLHQLLDEKKPVITQVNPTKKSPVNVYLTFDDGPNQFTTINNKILKKYNIQGSFFFLGKHMKNNESIVKEVFDAGHYIGTHSMTHDKNKVYKSPKSFIDEMNEGTKLILQMTGQDAKLLRVPYGSKPHVTPDMQKLLTSNNYKMWDWDVDPADWKYTDKQADKITQNVRDGVEKAYKSGDRDIIILLHDRSQTTKALPQIIEWLQQEGYTIKTYEPTQHIIRNFLNDTEL comes from the coding sequence ATGATAGTTGCCATTTGTACAATGCTAATCATCGTCGTTGTTTTTAGCACAACACAAAGTAAAGCAGCCGACAAAAAGCCAACACACCACGTTGGACTTCATGATCGTTTGCTAGATTTCACAGATGTGCGCGTTATCGACAATGATATGAAAGTACCGCTCGACGATATTGCGAAGGTGTTATACCTCCCAGTAGAACAAGAAAACAACAGCATATACATCCGGAAGCGTGGTATTGAAATCAGCTACAGCTATATCACACGACAAACGGCAAAAGACGGGGTGCCAATTAGCTGGTCACCTATCGTCAATGTGGGCGGTGAATTGTTCATCAGCGTCAAATACATCGCTCGCGAAATCGGCTTTAAAACAGAGTACCTTCAGAAGCTAAAAACACTACGCATTTACCGCGACGATTACACGCATATGAGCCATGCTGATTACGAAAAAAAGCTTCACCAGTTATTAGATGAAAAAAAGCCTGTCATCACACAAGTCAATCCAACTAAAAAATCGCCCGTCAATGTCTACTTAACCTTCGACGATGGCCCCAACCAATTCACAACCATCAACAATAAAATCCTAAAAAAATACAACATCCAAGGCTCATTCTTCTTTCTTGGAAAGCATATGAAAAACAACGAAAGTATCGTCAAAGAAGTATTCGATGCAGGTCACTACATCGGCACCCACAGCATGACGCATGACAAAAACAAAGTATACAAATCACCAAAATCCTTCATCGACGAAATGAATGAAGGTACAAAGCTCATTCTACAAATGACAGGTCAGGACGCCAAACTACTGCGTGTTCCATACGGCAGTAAACCGCACGTCACACCCGACATGCAAAAGCTACTCACCAGCAACAATTATAAAATGTGGGACTGGGACGTCGATCCCGCCGACTGGAAATACACCGACAAACAAGCAGATAAAATCACCCAAAATGTCCGTGACGGCGTTGAAAAAGCCTACAAATCTGGCGACCGCGACATCATCATCCTACTCCACGACCGCAGCCAAACAACAAAAGCCCTGCCACAAATCATCGAATGGCTCCAACAAGAGGGCTACACCATCAAAACATACGAACCAACCCAACATATCATCCGAAACTTCCTAAACGACACAGAGCTTTAA
- a CDS encoding nuclease-related domain-containing protein: MNRRPPDDLISLERLLARLPQNHGKYQTISQKLYQAKAGYAGELIIDRILNEITFPKGTIIIKDLTLEINPNFLVQLDTLILTPTSIILLEIKNYSGTVLFDEASGKTTKISPGDEIEKYDCIIHQLDRATEAIRGYLRKRHINLPINPILVMANQRTEIPVFPETVPLKFTKQLPRYIRTLIGNTDAITTQQVTAVSNQLRAAQVKWKRIPACEKHTISATELKQGVLCLDCSAIMSRMRGRTWICNSCGKSSEGALEQSIADWYLLISPTLTNKQLRHFLKLNSNSAASIIFRQLRLHRKGNPPGTLYTWDYKLPLHK, encoded by the coding sequence ATGAATCGCCGCCCACCGGACGACCTTATTTCGCTAGAGCGCCTACTGGCACGATTACCCCAAAACCATGGCAAATACCAAACCATTAGTCAAAAATTATACCAAGCAAAAGCTGGTTATGCCGGCGAACTCATCATTGATCGCATTCTCAACGAGATTACCTTCCCAAAAGGGACCATTATTATCAAAGACCTAACCTTGGAAATCAACCCCAATTTCCTCGTACAGCTAGATACCCTAATCCTGACTCCCACATCTATCATTCTTTTGGAAATCAAAAACTATTCCGGCACTGTCCTGTTCGACGAAGCCTCTGGAAAAACAACGAAAATCTCACCAGGAGATGAAATCGAAAAGTATGACTGCATCATCCATCAGTTAGATCGTGCAACGGAAGCTATCCGAGGATACCTTAGAAAACGGCACATCAATCTTCCTATCAACCCCATACTCGTCATGGCCAACCAACGTACCGAAATACCTGTTTTCCCTGAAACTGTCCCGCTTAAATTCACCAAACAGCTACCTCGGTATATTCGTACACTTATTGGAAATACAGACGCAATCACAACACAACAAGTGACAGCAGTCTCCAATCAACTTCGGGCTGCCCAAGTCAAATGGAAACGTATTCCCGCGTGTGAAAAACACACAATTTCCGCAACAGAGCTAAAACAAGGTGTTCTGTGCCTTGACTGTAGCGCAATCATGTCAAGAATGAGAGGTCGCACATGGATCTGTAATTCATGCGGAAAATCGAGTGAAGGAGCACTCGAGCAGTCCATCGCCGATTGGTACCTGCTCATCAGTCCAACACTCACCAACAAGCAACTTCGCCATTTTCTTAAATTAAATTCAAACTCCGCCGCAAGTATCATTTTTCGTCAGCTGCGGCTTCACAGAAAAGGGAATCCCCCAGGAACCCTCTACACCTGGGACTACAAACTACCATTGCATAAGTAG
- a CDS encoding exonuclease domain-containing protein, whose translation MTDINSDAMELLHKKPRQQNGVARRAASDRKYRTSSAAVQDYVVLDFETTGFRAGADRIIQIGAVKYMKHEKTDILNTLINPQRHIPQSVTQLTGISNEIVQSAPTIEQKIEELIDFIGDLPIIIHNAPFDMGFLYALEFSINVNIPEYTVIDTVKLARKMIRETPNHKLTTLTEFLQLEHDAHDAIGDCLATAAIFQYCTKNR comes from the coding sequence ATGACAGACATAAATAGCGATGCAATGGAATTGCTACACAAAAAACCGAGGCAGCAAAATGGAGTAGCAAGAAGAGCTGCATCTGACAGAAAATACAGGACATCATCTGCTGCCGTACAAGATTACGTTGTACTCGATTTTGAAACAACTGGATTCCGTGCCGGTGCAGATCGAATCATTCAAATCGGAGCCGTCAAATATATGAAACATGAAAAAACAGACATCCTAAATACATTAATTAATCCACAACGCCATATTCCACAATCAGTTACTCAGCTCACAGGGATATCAAACGAAATAGTACAATCTGCACCAACAATCGAACAAAAGATTGAAGAATTGATTGATTTCATCGGAGATTTACCAATTATTATTCATAATGCACCATTCGATATGGGGTTTTTGTATGCGCTCGAATTCAGCATTAATGTAAACATCCCCGAATATACTGTCATCGACACAGTAAAGCTTGCCCGGAAAATGATCCGCGAAACACCTAACCATAAACTGACAACGCTAACAGAGTTTCTTCAACTCGAACACGATGCCCATGATGCAATAGGAGACTGCCTAGCTACCGCAGCAATTTTTCAATACTGCACGAAGAATCGGTAA